Below is a window of Stappia sp. DNA.
GCTTTCCCCTACGCCAAGCGGGACGTCGCGCGCGGGCGGGACGCGGCGTCCGGCTGCCGGTTCTTGCGACTTGCGAGGGCCTGTTTGCGGGGCCCTGCGCATTGACCCGCCGGGGGTCTGGTCCCTAAGATCGCGCACAATGCCTGATTGTCGAAACGGATCGGATTCGCTCATGATTTTCGCTCGCCGACCATTCCTTCGCACCCGAGCGCGTCGCGCCGGCCCCCTGGCGCTTGCGCTCGCCGCCGGTCTCGCATTGGCGGGCGCGAGCGCGGTAGAGGCCCAGCAAGCGGGGGGCGCGCAGGGCGGGAGCGACGGCGCGCGCAACTGGGTGATGCAATGCGGCGAGGCGCAGGGCGACGCGCCCCGGCGGTGCCGCGTGGTGCAGAACATCGTTCTTCAGGAGACCAACCAGCGCCTGCTGACGGTCGTCGTCGAGCCGCGCGAGGGCGCGGAAAACCATGCGCTCGTGCTGGCCCTGCCGCATGGCGTCTTCCTGCCGGCGGGCGCCTCGATCGCGGTGGACGACGGCGAGCCTTCCGCCCTCGTCATCCAGACGAGCGATGCCAACGGGGCCTATGCCGGAACGGCGATCAGCGACGATCTTCTCGCGTCCCTGAAGAAGGGGAGCCGCATGACGGTCGCCTTCAAGACGGCGCAGCGCAAGGATCTCGCCGTGCCCGTGTCGCTGATCGGCTTCACCGCCGCCTACGACCAGCTGAACTGACCTGCACCGCACGCGTGCACCCCGCGCCGCACGCCGGCTTTCCCGAAAGCGGGAAAGCGGGCACCCCGGCCCGGCTGCGGACGGTCCGGGGGCCGGGGATCGGGGTTTGGGGCGGGACTGAGGAATACCGCGCTGCTCAGGGCCACCGAAAGCCACCGAACCGCACCGAAACTCGGGGGGCGGGCAGACCGTCAGGCCTGGGCCTCGAGCCGCCGCACGAGGTCGCTCCAGCAGCGCATCGACAGAAGATGGCAGTAGATCGCGGGCAGCGTGCCGGCCTTGCGCAGATCGAGGAACGCCGCGTCTGACAGGGCAGCGAACCGCTCCTCGCTGACGACCAGGAAGTCGTTGACGGTCAGCACCTCGCCGGAAGACAGGGTGAAGCGCCCCTCGTTGGGAATCAGCAGGTCGTGTTCGGCGAGTTTTTCGAGGGCGGCGGCGCTGGCCTGCGCCTCGCGGTGAAACGCGCTGCAGAACTCCAGCGCCTTCCGGGTGGCCTCGCTTGCCGCGCCCTCGGCGAAGAGTGCATGGCCGGCCGCCTCGCCGACCTTGTCGCTGGCGACATCCACACACAGGGCGAAATCCTTGCCCTGTGCATCGCGCGCCAGAATGAACGGGTAGCGGCGCAGGTAAGAGGGCACGTAGAGGTCCTCGACCCAGCCGCC
It encodes the following:
- a CDS encoding invasion associated locus B family protein, translated to MIFARRPFLRTRARRAGPLALALAAGLALAGASAVEAQQAGGAQGGSDGARNWVMQCGEAQGDAPRRCRVVQNIVLQETNQRLLTVVVEPREGAENHALVLALPHGVFLPAGASIAVDDGEPSALVIQTSDANGAYAGTAISDDLLASLKKGSRMTVAFKTAQRKDLAVPVSLIGFTAAYDQLN
- a CDS encoding SapC family protein, giving the protein MSDTPGDARQTNGAGAAPAEDGASAAPGALPLFYRTPEPLRADTHGALKVDLTPHYGFARNAHAVPLNAIEFAAAARHYPIVFAAGSTPPAAVAVLGLRRDANLFVNAAGGWVEDLYVPSYLRRYPFILARDAQGKDFALCVDVASDKVGEAAGHALFAEGAASEATRKALEFCSAFHREAQASAAALEKLAEHDLLIPNEGRFTLSSGEVLTVNDFLVVSEERFAALSDAAFLDLRKAGTLPAIYCHLLSMRCWSDLVRRLEAQA